A part of Saccharomyces cerevisiae S288C chromosome XIV, complete sequence genomic DNA contains:
- the PBR1 gene encoding putative oxidoreductase (Putative oxidoreductase; required for cell viability): MPLNIIGTALLDGTDKIPYYQTIKKVAPYVLATGAIKYWSRGPSNTWERKLHGKVYLVTGATSQGMGTSVAYKMAELGAQLIILTREVDEWVTEWCEELREKTKNELIFVEKCDLSNLWEIRKFATSWLDNSPPRRLDGVIVMSGDMEPWGIPKISLPQRRSSKDGLELQIATNYVAIFHLLNLLQPSFKAQPPDRDVRIILATCWLQVVGDINIEDPLWQNAKYKSALKFFASSKLQLGLSMMELQRRLTEDIKNQKTNGAERTGKNVTITMVQPGTMRSNSLRRVISNGSVVLLIILYCILLYPILWLFTKSGRRGDQSFLYALMTPELEEVNLKDTKVKYISDCSIVKFARKEFDDEELQKKLFDNTERDILQLEKKVAAKRNANKTGNQNSKKKSQNKSRKDD; this comes from the coding sequence atgccTTTGAATATTATTGGGACGGCTCTCCTAGACGGGACTGACAAGATTCCTTACTATCAAACAATCAAAAAGGTGGCACCTTATGTGCTAGCGACTGGTGCCATTAAATATTGGTCGAGAGGGCCATCAAATACATGGGAAAGAAAGTTGCACGGTAAAGTTTACTTGGTTACTGGCGCTACCTCTCAAGGAATGGGAACATCCGTGGCTTATAAAATGGCAGAGTTAGGTGCACAATTAATCATCTTGACTAGGGAAGTAGATGAATGGGTTACTGAATGGTGCGAAGAATTACGTGAAAAGACAAAGAACGAGTTGATTTTTGTAGAAAAATGTGATTTGAGCAATTTGTGGGAGATTCGTAAGTTTGCCACAAGTTGGTTAGACAATTCGCCACCTAGAAGATTAGATGGCGTTATTGTCATGTCCGGTGATATGGAACCATGGGGTATCCCGAAAATATCTTTGCCACAGAGGAGATCATCTAAGGATGGGCTGGAATTGCAAATTGCTACAAACTATGTAGCAATTTTCCATCTTTTAAACTTATTACAGCCTAGTTTCAAGGCTCAACCGCCTGATAGAGATGTAAGAATAATTCTTGCCACCTGCTGGTTACAAGTTGTTGGTGATATTAATATAGAAGATCCGTTGTGGCAAAATGCCAAATACAAAAGCGCCTTGAAGTTTTTCGCAAGCAGCAAGCTACAATTGGGATTGAGTATGATGGAATTGCAAAGAAGACTTACCGAAGACataaaaaaccaaaagaCGAATGGCGCTGAAAGAACAGGAAAAAATGTTACCATTACTATGGTTCAACCTGGAACTATGAGATCAAATAGCCTACGCCGCGTCATTAGTAATGGTTCGGTGGTATTGTTAATAATACTTTACTGTATTCTGTTGTACCCCATATTGTGGCTGTTTACCAAGAGTGGTCGTCGTGGTGATCAAAGTTTCTTGTACGCTTTAATGACACCGGAATTGGAGGAAGTAAACTTAAAAGACACGAAGGTTAAGTATATCTCAGACTGTTCAATTGTGAAATTTGCTCGTAAAGAATTTGATGACGAGGAATTACAGAAGAAACTATTTGATAATACGGAAAGAGATATTTTacaattggaaaagaaagtcgCGGCAAAGAGAAATGCCAATAAGACCGGGAATCAAAATTCTAAAAAGAAGAGTCAGAACAAGAGTAGAAAAGATGATTAG
- the RHO5 gene encoding Rho family GTPase RHO5 (Non-essential small GTPase of the Rho/Rac family of Ras-like proteins; regulated by phosphorylation and ubiquitination; likely involved in protein kinase C (Pkc1p)-dependent signal transduction pathway that controls cell integrity; necessary for oxidant and ramped heat stress-induced cell death; ortholog of mammalian RAC1), whose protein sequence is MRSIKCVIIGDGAVGKTSLLISYTTNSFPTDYVPTVFDNYSTTIAIPNGTASSPLELDNGNDKRGSLSSASSSPSTDRKLYKINLWDTAGQEDYDRLRPLCYPQTDIFLICFSVSEHASFANVTEKWLPELKQTSNIEGTSLYTKLGKYPILLVGTKSDLRDDPATQKKLQEANSDYVSQEEIDELVQRCGFMGYTECSAATQAGVREVFEQAVRYAIYEPESPNQKSANHTLTDELTTATTNTNGDKNIREQKQQPHHNNSTDSTLPKGSLQQEKEALNIKPTKKGQKDKIHEQSKSKGSKIASNNHHNKQAKPKTRNDKKKKKSKCVIL, encoded by the coding sequence ATGAGGTCTATTAAATGTGTGATAATTGGTGATGGTGCAGTAGGTAAAACGTCACTTCTAATATCATATACTACCAATTCGTTCCCAACAGACTATGTTCCAACGGTTTTTGATAATTATTCTACTACGATAGCTATCCCGAACGGAACTGCGAGTAGCCCCCTAGAGCTTGACAATGGTAATGATAAAAGAGGTTCACTTTCATCTGCCAGTTCTTCACCAAGTACGGACAGAAAACTATATAAAATCAATTTATGGGACACTGCAGGACAGGAAGATTACGATCGTTTAAGACCGTTATGTTATCCCCAAacagatatttttttaatatgtTTCTCAGTAAGCGAACATGCTAGTTTTGCCAATGTCACAGAAAAATGGCTACCTGAACTGAAGCAGACTTCCAATATTGAAGGTACCTCTCTTTATACTAAATTAGGGAAGTATCCAATTCTATTGGTAGGCACCAAAAGTGACCTAAGAGATGATCCGGCAACTCAGAAAAAATTGCAGGAAGCAAACTCCGATTACGTGTCTCAAGAGGAAATAGATGAACTCGTACAAAGATGTGGGTTTATGGGCTATACCGAATGTTCAGCTGCTACCCAAGCAGGTGTCCGGGAAGTCTTTGAACAGGCGGTGAGGTACGCTATCTACGAACCAGAATCCCCTAACCAAAAATCAGCAAATCATACTCTAACTGATGAATTAACGACTGCAACAACCAACACCAATGgagataaaaatattcgAGAACAAAAACAGCAACCACACCATAATAATAGTACAGATAGTACTCTTCCGAAAGGAAGCTTACAGCAGGAGAAGGAAGCTCTCAATATCAAACCCACAAAAAAGGGAcaaaaagacaaaattCACGAGCAATCAAAAAGCAAAGGTAGTAAAATTGCCTCAAATAATCATCACAACAAGCAAGCTAAACCAAAGACGAGAAAcgacaagaagaaaaagaagtcAAAGTGTGTAATACTTTAA